A part of Aegilops tauschii subsp. strangulata cultivar AL8/78 chromosome 2, Aet v6.0, whole genome shotgun sequence genomic DNA contains:
- the LOC120974443 gene encoding uncharacterized protein has translation MAGNGNGGQPSDAPAPAPASPLPGGRVPVAADVGVQEDVQQEEENPALPAHGAGLGGGVPVPVGVVVHEEVPQDPAPAAQDAADVGLLEALVPEDEDDTPPTPDQEDGGVVNQDLQDLQDKLDAPEPDVTGHQVEGSSFMRELEKVLAPGPAHKKQRTDNILPPPPGQVAVGGTAAAIQFVPNHVPAVGGGPGGVLMAAGMGPGVASNPGAQFASIPRPPNLSQLPLCPGCNIRPPVINIVGRSMLPPAVLPPHPCLCNPCFYGAPDRREIDCPVCAEYYGLYPWRSRRV, from the exons ATGGCGGGGAATGGCAACGGAGGACAGCCAAGCGACGCTCCGGCTCCAGCGCCGGCCTCGCCGCTGCCAGGTGGAC GCGTACCGGTTGCAGCCGACGTCGGGGTGCAGGAGGACGTAcagcaggaagaagagaacccAGCGCTGCCCGCTCACGGTGCTGGCCTCGGCGGAG GCGTCCCTGTGCCAGTCGGCGTCGTCGTGCATGAGGAGGTGCCACAGGACCCAGCGCCGGCCGCTCAGGATGCAG CCGACGTGGGCTTGCTTGAGGCGCTGGTACCCGAAGACGAAGATGATACCCCCCCGACGCCGGATCAAGAAGATGGAG GTGTTGTCAATCAGGACTTACAAGATCTGCAGGACAAACTAGATGCCCCTGAACCCGATGTGACCGGACACCAAGTCGAGGGGTCAAGCTTCATGAGGGAGCTGGAGAAAGTGCTGGCCCCAGGACCCGCACACAAGAAACAAAGAACTGACAACATTCTCCCTCCACCACCGGGACAGGTGGCCGTCGGGGGTACTGCAGCGGCCATCCAATTTGTCCCAAATCACGTGCCGGCTG TGGGCGGAGGGCCAGGCGGCGTGCTCATGGCTGCAGGCATGGGTCCAGGTGTTGCCTCTAACCCAGGTGCTCAGTTTGCCAGCATCCCTCGGCCTCCAAACCTGAGTCAGCTGCCCTTGTGTCCTGGCTGCAACATCCGGCCGCCAGTGATAAATATTGTAGGACGATCAATGCTACCGCCCGCTGTTTTACCTCCGCACCCATGTTTGTGCAATCCGTGCTTCTATGGAGCACCAGATCGGCGGGAGATTGATTGCCCTGTGTGTGCTGAGTACTATGGACTGTACCCATGGAGATCAAGAAGGGTTTGA